The genomic window TGACATGTCGTGCTCTGGATGCTGCGAGCCTGTCTCTGTGCAACAAGGAAAATCTTCAGGTAGATACAGAGCATTATGATCACTGGgagataaaatgataaaatgggTCCAATAGTGTTTGCCATAAGTACATCAATTAAGCACTTTTCTTCACATTCTCCATTGTTTAACCCAGCAATTATAACACCAATTCCAATCAGAGCAGAAACTCCCCAGCTCATAATGATCATGATCACAACAACATGATGAGTTATCTTAGCTCTATATGTCAGAGGCTGACACACTGCGTAATATCTGTccacagaaatacaacaaaggTTCAGTATAGAACACGTGCTCAGAGTTATATCAAAGCTACCGCGTATTTTGCAGAATAAATGTTCATAATACAGACACGAGCTGAGAGAGAACGCAATGCTGAAAGGAAATACTAGAACCCCAACAAGCAGGTCAGCCACAGCCAGGGAAAGAACAAGGTAgtttgtgggtgtgtggagTTGTTTGAAGTAAATGATGGAGATTATTACTAGAAAGTttccacatactgtaacaaCAGACAATGATATGagaaaaacatataataatacacacatGACAGAAGGAGTGCTTGTCAATATGTAAGTGAAATTGTCCATTTCATAGCAGGGATGCATCTTTGTCACCTCAGTTATGTTGAGAGTAAGTTCTGGTTCCATGTTTCATGCTCCTATGATTCAGTTTAAGTCATAttattaacaacatttaaaagaacataTCCATAACAAACTATGCACAGTCAGTTAATGTCAGTTAtcatagaataaaataaacatttcttttaatgtttcataACATTTCATCATCATACCTGGTAAATCCTGTCCTGGTTGTCAGTGCATCTGatgagtatgtgtgtttacatgtgcagAACCTTAATATTTATCAACCTCTGTTTCATGACGTGCAACTGTTGTCCAATCACAAGTGAAACTGCATCTAGTCTTCACAAGTGATCATACAGCCAGACTTGAGATAACATAAGATAACCAATCATTAGATGCATCTACTCTGACTGATGAATCAGTTTATAGTAACAATacttaaacaaaatgaaaaagtataatacacaaaatgcaacAAGCAACTCAAATAATGTGAAAACCcaggaaagcaaatacacaccacaataaagtgacttgtgtccTGCATCCTTCCTGCCATTGTTGTTTACCAGTGTGACAGTGACTTggtagctgtcacgtgacaaatgaacgaaagaacGATCCGCATGAAACTTGTGAAAGAACTGTAGTGTTTGTTGCTTGCCACTGAAGCCGGACAGCCTGGCTGTCGcgtgacaaaagaaaacagtgcCACATGTGAGGCTTGAACTCACAACCTTCAGATTGTGAGATTGACACACTGCCTACTACACCAACAAGGCCTACAATGTGGACTTTTGAACTGATCGAATTTGTTCTATGTCCTGTTGATATTTTCTGGGGgccatttcattttctctcttgcaTGTTGTTTGCCTGGGTTGGCAATAGGTCCTGTCTGCGGCTTTCGGATAAAATGTGTGCTGAAAAATCAAATGTGCTGTGCTTGATTCCTGAATAGAATCCTTCTATGTGTCATTGTCTTCACCGTGTGCTGCATCTGCTTCTCCCTTTTTTCACACTAGGTGTTTTACTAATATATCTTTTGCATTCTTCTGAACCCTCCTACATTGGCACTTCACTGACAGTGTTGTCATTATATTGTCCATGGACATTACATTTTTTGCGTATAACTGAGATCTCACATTTTGTGATTCTTTTCAACATTAAGTGACTATCAGTTATCCATTAAGCAATCTATATATGTTATGTTCATTACCATAAAACCCTCTTTCCAAATTTAtttatagtgccaaatcacaacagaagtaatctaAAGGCAGTTCACAGTGTAAGGTATAAGACCTAACAGAGTAGtattgtataaatatatgttgtATAATTACAACATTCAAATGGGataacaatcccatttgagctaGCAATAGGCATCAGgagattttacagggagccagtgggGAGAAGCTAACTGTGAAATCAAAATCACCTTGAAATATTATCtgtcttgctaattccagtcagaactctggttgcagcattttgaattAACGCcaggctttttaaggagttattgggacatcctattaatagttAATTACAATTTTCCAAATtggaagtaacaaatacatggactagtttttcagcctcactttgagacaggatgcttctaattttagcaatattcttCAGGTGAAAAAAGGAAGTTTTAGAGATATCTTGTGATGTAAAgaagatatcctggtcaaagataactcagagttttttttttgtttgtttttgggtaAGGGTatgtgattagacataatgTCTAAAaatgagatttttaggcccaaaaGAAATTATCTCTGTCTTAAATTAAAGGatatccaggcctttatgtcttttaagaaTGCTTAGTCTTTGATTAATAGTTTCTTCTAatttcaacattcaaaaaacttaattaatcccaaagggaaattgtttaattgtttatagataaatataacTGGGTATCAACTGTAAAGCAAtatacatttccattgctatACAAAggaaatattattataacaaaaatattgcctaagggggacatatatagaaTAAAAATCTATCTGTCCAAGAACGTCATATCTAACTTTTGTGTAGATGGAAGTCATCTTTAACATGCTCCAAttggaatctatctgatagatacggTTTAAACCAGgctagtgctgttcctttaactcCAGTGGCATGTTCCAGTCTGcgtaataaaatgttgtgatctatagtgttgaatgcagcactacgATTATACAAAATGGCTGTACAGAGAAGTCCACTATCTGATGCAAATggaagatcattagtgacccTTACCAGCTCAGTttctgtactgtgatgtactgtaagttTTGACTGAAAATCTTTATCCAACTTATTCCTGTGCAGGGGTTGACATGATTGCTTTGAAGCtaccttttcattcatttctttttgcatATAAGTCTATAATTTACTGAAACCCTTGAGTCCAGAGTAGgatttttgagtagaggtttgactacagaaaccttaaaagcctgtggaTACGTAACCtgttaataaaaatagattgatctgatcttctaTTAATGATATGTAATCAGTGGTTTTAGCTTTACAGAgagcttttttttatgtaatgttgTTCGGAGTAAAGCTGCCATGTTATCAACAAAATTAGGTTGGTAGGTAAGTTAGGATGAATGCCCTCTTCTGTGTTGGTGCATGGTTCTAAAATAAAAGGtagaatcagttccttaaatttattaacagcattttcagataaacatgtacagtagtgattttttttcttaggtaaaataaagtttaatacaGTCTCACTGAAAATGTTATCAAAAATGGTCAGATGTACATATAAGATCAGTTTTTTTTACCACAATTGTGACAGTAGGCAATAacttgtgattgtttttttcatgtctctGCACTGGTTAATGTTCTAACTGGAGgtgttatgttttcaggttgtccaTGACATTCTCATAAAGATGATATCTCTAAAATACCTTGAAGGAATTTCTTGAAAAATGACataaatgtccacttggactcaagtATGAAATTGGATTTAATTGACATTAGGTATGACATGCTTAGGTAAACAGAAGTATGCAGTGGCAATTTATAAACACGCTATATATAATTGACTGCAAGTAAAAATAATTAGTGTTATTATATCAGTGTTTACTGTAGTAGCACTGACATTTCCAATCTATTTGTCCACCCCAAACAGTAATTAATGCAATTTTATGTTAGCAAAATCACCTTGAAATATTTTTCCAGAAATTATCATTCTGAAAGCTGCTCGAAACCAGCTGTAAAAGAAAGCATAAATGAATGGATTGAGCATTGAGTTTGATAGTGCAAGCCAGTAAAGTGTTTCAATCACAGGAAGTGGGACTGGATTATTAATAAAAGGCTGAAAGGttgcacaaagaaagaaaggagtccaacataaaagaaaaattcCCAGGACAATAGCCAGAGTTTTCGTGGCCTTTCTTTCCAACTTACTGACAGTTGCTCCAGATTTTGTGCTCTGACAAGTTGTGTTATGGATGCTGCGTGCCTGTCTCTGTGCCACAAGGAAAATTTTCAGGTAGATACAGAGTAATATCATCATTGGTaggtaaaatgaaaacataggTCCAATAGTGTTTGCCATAAGAACATCAACTAAGCACCTTTCCTCACATTCTTCATTGTTTAATCCAGTTATGATGATAGTAATTCCAATCAGAGTAGAAACTCCCCAGCTCACAATGATCATAATCACAACAACACGATGGGTTATCTTAGCTCTATATGTCAGAGGCTGACACACTGCGTAATATCTGTcaacagaaatacaacaaaggTTCAGAATAGAACATGTGGTCAGTGTTATATCAAAGCTGCCACGTATTTTGCAGAATAAATGTCTACGATTCAGGCATGAGCTGAGAGAGAATGTCATGCTGAGAGGAAAAATTAAAACCCCGACAAGCAGGTCAGTCATAGCTAGAGAGACAACAAGGAGGTTTGTGGGAGTGTGAAGCTGTTTGAAGTAAATGATGGGGATTATTACTAGAATATTTCCACATGTTGTTACAACAGACAATAATGTGATCAATAGGTATaataatgcacatttaaaagaaGGAGTGTTTGCCAGTATGTAAGTATATTTATCTATTTCAAAGCAGGCGTGGAAGTCAGACCAGTTGACAGCAACTTCTGGTTCCATGTTTTTATGTACCTACAATTCAGTACAATTAATATTATTGCAAAGATTAGAAATTAACAATGTGCACAGTCTCAGAAATACAAGTTATACAATAGAAAtaaatccattttcattttcataccTGTTGGATACACAACAGCATCCATGAACCAAAGCTGATGGGTGGTCTTGGTTATATTTGCCACTGTGAAGAATGTTAGTACTTATCAACCATCATCTTATTATCATAATTGTGGTCCAATCAGAAATGGATCTAGTTGACCAATGACACACTGCATGTGAGTGCACTTTTTTCACAATGCCGCAATACAACGTTATGAACaatatgttcattttaatatgtcccagctgtaataaaaatactgtatgtctcatCATGCGTTTTAttgaacagttactgactaataaCAAGACAATAGAACCGGAGTGCAAGAAAGTTTAACAGGAATCAGGGTAAGTGCAGTGGTGAACTGACTTGGGCTTTTTTATAGGAGTGTGAAAGAGAATGCCCTCATCTGCTTCTGCTGAGCAGAACTGAGGAAAGAGCCCAGAGTAGAATTGTGGACAAAATCCATGGAGGGAATGGTTGGCTGAGAGTGGGAGTGAGATCCTGGATTGGGTGATCCAAGTGAGGGTGAAACACGGGTGAAATTGATCAGACTGTTAATAAAACGTACATGAAACAGAGAGGAGGCTAACATGAAAAGGaaaagattaaattaaagtatAAATGCAGGTAGGGAGAATGATATAACCTTCTCCTCTACAGGCATTTCCTTGTCCTGGTGGAATTGCCTGATAAGCTCAGGATCCAAAATCATCGAAGGATGATCGGGTATGGGCCGGGGCCAAAAAATTCCACTAGAGGGCCTCTTGGTTGTCTTTGAATGGGTGCAGGCCACCAGAAGTAGATGTGGGAGACCCCACGAAGGCAGGTGAAGTAAGTTTGAAGTGCAAGTAGTGGAAGCACTTCTTTCCCTTCATACCAATGGTACCATTCTTCAAGGGCCAGCTTAACCACCAAAAATGTATGATTACcattgtcattattttttgcTCAGAGCTATGACACAGGcatgtattttattatcttCCACACGTCCTGGGAAAAGGATATCTCTAACCCCCATGTCTAAGACACCCAACTTAACTAGGAACTGGCTTGATGAACTTAAGGGTAGAAAATGCTGCCAGGAGACAGCATGAAACCCATAAAGGACACAGAGAAGGTGTGAAATCACTTGACTTCACTTAACTTAACTCCATGCACTTATTGTTTATAATTTTATCTAAAGTTTGCATCATGTCAACATATTAGCAACAATTAATCTAAGAAATCACTCATCTGTTCACTGTGTACTaaacactgctgttttaaatgCCTTTGACTCTAAAATAAGTTCTGCTTTCAGTAGATGGTATGAGGAACTGAAACTACAGTATAATGCAGACTTGTTAAAAATAGCAGAAATAAATATAGTgctagttttatttattcattttatacaTTGTGTACAGGAGGCTCAAgaaagacacaataaaataaatgaatacattgtTACAAGTGTTACCATCATTTCTgatattgatttgttttgtacatttatttaattacaataatgaatttctgcatttatgtattttgttttacattacttttttactttttttgaaatgtgaaaaaataatgtggaaaaaaggaaatgtagaaatgaataaaaatggaaatcagtaaattaaaaaatatttattcttatttggCAACTTAACATTGTCAGTTATGGTACTTATCCCCTCGTGTTTCCGTCACAGATATGTCTATAGAGGCATTGAAAAGCTTTTAATGAAATAGAAAGGCTTGACTTATCAAAGTTTTCAGTTCTATTTGTTTGCATAAACTAAAtctcacagacaaaaacacaccagttTAATAGCACATGTACCTTTATCACTATAACTGTGAGTGTATTTCCTATGAGCCTTCTATCAAACagttatgtgtatgtttgtgtcatATGTGTTTCAGTAGTTTGAATTTACAGGTTACATTCTGATACATtttgagaacaaaacaaactaaataaaatttaGGTCTATATTCTAACAGTGCTGACCCAGACAGGACAGAGTGTACAGGAATGATCCTTCTTAGAGATTTAGTTggttaaatgttttcaattgCTAATTAGATATGATATAGGATTCAAGTGGATgtactgaagacattttatacTCAGATTTGGTCAGTTCTTTGGAACACCAATGCTATTCGAAATCTCCACCAGGAATGTAAAATCCTGCCAAGTCCTGGGACTAAATGGCAGCACAAATTTTTTCCTTAGGCTGTGCAAAACAATAGCAGTAAGGGCACTAACACACTTACTGTAACATAACACCTCAAACAGTCAATGCAATTTCGAGTTAGCAAAATCCCCTTTGAATATCTTTCCAGACATTATCATTCGAAAAGCTGCACGGAACCAGCTGtagaaaaatgcataaataaatggaTTAAGCATTGAATTGGATAATGCAAGCCAGTTAAGAGTTTCAATCACCGGAATTGGTACTGAGTTATTGGTAAAAGGCAGAACTGTGgtgcaaagaaagaaaggagtccagcataaaagaaaaatacccATCACAGTAGCCAGAGTTTTTGTggcctttctctccatcttacTGACAGTTGCTCCAgactttgtgctctgacatgttGTGCTCTGGATGCTGCATGCCTGTCTCTGTGCAACAAGGAAAATCTTCAGGTAGATACAGAGCATTATAATCACTGGgagataaaatgataaaatgggTCCAATAGTGTTTGCCATAAGTACATCAATTAAGCACTTTTCTTCACATTCTCCATTGTTTAACCCAGCAATTATAACACCAATTCCAATCAGAGCAGAAACTCCCCAGCTCACAATGATCATGATCACAACAACATGATGAGTTATCTTAGCTCTATATGTCAGAGGCTGACACACTGCGTAATATCTGTccacagaaatacaacaaaggTTCAGTATAGAACATGTGCTCAGAGTTATATCAAAGCTGCCACGTATTTTGCAGAATAAATGTTCATAATACAGACACGAGCTGAGAGAGAACGCAATGCTGAAAGGAAATACTAGAACCCCAACAAGCAGGTCAGCCACAGCCAGGGAAAGAACAAGGTAgtttgtgggtgtgtggagTTGTTTGAAGTAAATGATGGAGATTATTACTAGAAAGTttccacatactgtaacaaCAGACAATAATATGAGAAAAACATATAACAATACACACATGACAGAAGGAGTGCTTGTCAATATGTAAGTGAAATTGTCCATTTCATAGCAGGGATGAATCTTTGTCACATCAGTTGTGTTCAGAATAAGTTCTGGTTCCATGTTTCATGCTCCTATGATTAAATGTAACTCATATTATTAGCAAGAGATAACATTTCCATAACAAACTATGCACAGTCTGACTGAAGtcagttttcattaaaaataagaatatttcATAACATTTTATCACCATACCTGGTAAATCCTGTCCTGGTTGTCAGTGCATCTGatgagtatgtgtgtttacat from Anabas testudineus chromosome 24, fAnaTes1.2, whole genome shotgun sequence includes these protein-coding regions:
- the LOC113149629 gene encoding trace amine-associated receptor 1-like, producing MEPEVAVNWSDFHACFEIDKYTYILANTPSFKCALLYLLITLLSVVTTCGNILVIIPIIYFKQLHTPTNLLVVSLAMTDLLVGVLIFPLSMTFSLSSCLNRRHLFCKIRGSFDITLTTCSILNLCCISVDRYYAVCQPLTYRAKITHRVVVIMIIVSWGVSTLIGITIIITGLNNEECEERCLVDVLMANTIGPMFSFYLPMMILLCIYLKIFLVAQRQARSIHNTTCQSTKSGATVSKLERKATKTLAIVLGIFLLCWTPFFLCATFQPFINNPVPLPVIETLYWLALSNSMLNPFIYAFFYSWFRAAFRMIISGKIFQGDFANIKLH
- the LOC113149600 gene encoding trace amine-associated receptor 1-like, with amino-acid sequence MEPELTLNITEVTKMHPCYEMDNFTYILTSTPSVMCVLLYVFLISLSVVTVCGNFLVIISIIYFKQLHTPTNYLVLSLAVADLLVGVLVFPFSIAFSLSSCLYYEHLFCKIRGSFDITLSTCSILNLCCISVDRYYAVCQPLTYRAKITHHVVVIMIIMSWGVSALIGIGVIIAGLNNGECEEKCLIDVLMANTIGPILSFYLPVIIMLCIYLKIFLVAQRQARSIQSTTCQNTKSGATVSKMERKATKTLATVMGIFLLCWTPFFLCTTVLPFTNNSVPIPVIETLNWLTLSNSMLNPFIYAFFYSWFRAAFRMIMSGKIFRGDFANSKLQ
- the LOC113149551 gene encoding trace amine-associated receptor 1-like; this translates as MEPELILNTTDVTKIHPCYEMDNFTYILTSTPSVMCVLLYVFLILLSVVTVCGNFLVIISIIYFKQLHTPTNYLVLSLAVADLLVGVLVFPFSIAFSLSSCLYYEHLFCKIRGSFDITLSTCSILNLCCISVDRYYAVCQPLTYRAKITHHVVVIMIIVSWGVSALIGIGVIIAGLNNGECEEKCLIDVLMANTIGPILSFYLPVIIMLCIYLKIFLVAQRQACSIQSTTCQSTKSGATVSKMERKATKTLATVMGIFLLCWTPFFLCTTVLPFTNNSVPIPVIETLNWLALSNSMLNPFIYAFFYSWFRAAFRMIMSGKIFKGDFANSKLH